The sequence ACGGTTTCATCGACGAAGTTCGTATTTCCAACAAAGCGCGCGACCCGAGTGAGTTTCATCTTGGCAAACATAAGCGGTAAAAAAAATCAAGAGATGGAGTCCACCTTGCGTAGTAAAGAGAGAGAAACATTCAAGTATTTTCAATTCTGGAAAACAAAGGTGGACTCCATCTTGAACAAAAACAACCTTAGTAGAAAAATGAATCTCGCTCGTCTCAAACCTTATTACCTTATTTTAGCACAAGGAAACATAATAAGGTAATAAGGTTAGCTTATAGTTGGTTTGTAACTGCTACTAAGGTTTAGAAAAAGAGATAAGGTTTTTAAGAATTGCAATTATGCTTGTATGAATAGCAGAACAATAGATACAACTCACAACGAAATCGAAGATGATATTCCCATTGAAGGAATAATGCACATTGCAGAAATAGGCGGCGCATTTGATTTTCTGTACGATGAGAGAGAAGATATTTATACAATAAATGATTTGAAAACAATTTACAATCACGAATCAAACGAAAATAATTTATGCAACCATATCATACAGAAACATTAGTTTCAACGGATAATACGCTCACGTTGAATAAAATCCCTTTTCATAAAGGAGAAAAAGTAGAAGTAATTATTTTTCCAAAGGGAAAAGAAAAAAGTAAAGAACGAAATCCTTATCCATTACAAGGAACTCCATTTCGCTACGATGAACCATTTGCATCAGTGGCAGAAAATGATTGGGAAGTTTTGAAATGATTGTGCTTGATACACACATTTGGGTTTGGTGGGTTCAAAACTCGCCACGTCTTACGAAACGACAAATTGAAATTCTCAAAGCGAATGAATCGAGCGGACTTGGGATTAGCGTAATTTCTTGTTGGGAAATTGCAAAGTCAATCGAATTGAAACGGCTTGAATTACCGTTGCCGATTGAACAATGGTTAGAACAAGCACTTTTATATCCCGGCATTCAACTTCTCAACATTACTCCTCAAATTGCAATCGAATCAACACGACTTCCCGCAACATTTCATCGCGACCCAGCAGACCAAATGATTGTTGCCACAACAAGAATTTTTGACTGCGAACTTCTCACCGCAGATTCGAAAATATTGAATTATCCATTCGTTAAATTGGCACTGTAAAATGAAAACAATTTTTTTTCTTTTCTCACTTTTCCTCATCGGCTGCTCATCGTCTCGTCCGTTTTGGCTTGAAGAAACTCCGAAAGGGTATGAGAATGATTATTTTGTCGGAAGCGGAACGAGCAGCAAATCTGAAACAGATGCGCACGAGCAAGCGTTAGTGAATGCAATACAACGCATCAATCAAAGCGGCGAAATCGAAGTTTCATCTTCAGAGAAAACAAATTCAAACACGAAAGAAACATTTCAAAACGGAACAACAGATTTGCAGCGCACAGATGAAATTGCAAAAGAAATTCTTATTCAAGGAAAATCTACAACGCTCAACGGATTAGTAGAAGATGAACGCTTTCAAGAATGGAACGGAACACAACACAACATACATTTTGGTCGCTGGTAAAACTTCCAAAGAAAAATAATATTGAATCGCCACCAACAAAATTCTCTCCGGTGTGGCGTTCAATGCTTATTCCGGGTTGGGGACAATATTACAAACGCGAAACAACAAAAGGATATTTATTTCTTGGTGCAGAAGTGTTGCTCGTTCCGTCGGGAATAATTTTCAACAACTTAGGCGTTGATGCCGAGACAAATAAATTTTCTTCCCAAACAAAAACTCTACGCGATTATTACGATGACCAGTCGAAATTATATTACAATGTAAGTCTCGGTTGTTTTATCGCTGCCGGTGCTGTGTATGTGTATAATATTGTTGACGCAATTTCGAGCGATTGGAAAATTTATTCGGATAATACTTCTCCGAAAGTGCAGTGGAATGAAAAGACATTGAGTTCCGATGTGCAGTTTACGATTTACGAATGGTAATCTCATCGAAAAATTCTTTAACCGCAAAGTGCGCAAAGTAGTTTTTTATTCCCGGACTTTGCGCTTTACTCTGCGAAACTTTGCGGTTAAAAAAATTACCTTCGGATTGCGCAAAAGAAAATTAGTTACATTTGAAAAATGATTCAATCAATAATCGAAAAAGCGAAAGAAATTATTCGCATTGAAGCAAATGCGATTGCAAGTTTAGAAAAGCGCATTGATAATAATTTTATTTCTGCGATAGAAATAATTTTGAAAAGCAACGGTCGTGTGATTGTATCGGGAATGGGGAAATCTGGAATCATCGGAAGAAAAATTGTTGCAACGCTGAACTCCACCGGAACGCCATCAATGTTTCTTCATCCGAGCGATGCGGTTCACGGCGATTTGGGAATGGTGCGCGAAGGCGATGTGGTTGTATGCATTTCCAAAAGCGGCGATACGAAAGAATTGTTGCCACTTCTTCCGATGTTCAAGCGCGTGAATGCAAAAATAATTTCGCTTGTCGGAAACATCAATTCGCCGCTTGCAATAAATTCTGATGTCGTTCTCGACTGTTCTATTGAAATTGAAGCGTGTCCGCACGATTTGGCACCAACATCATCAACAACTGCCGCGCTCGCAATGGGTGATGCGCTTGCGATTGTGCTGCTCGAGCAACGAAATTTTTCCGCAGAAGATTTTGCGCTGTTTCATCCCGGCGGAAATTTGGGAAAACGTCTGCTCTTGAAAGCGGAAGAAATAATGATGAGCGGCGATGCAGTTCCGAAAGTAAAACAGAATGTGTTCCTGCGTGATGCAATTTTAGAAATGACATCGAAACGACTTGGTGCAACGTGTGTCGTTGATGAAAGCAATAGACTTGTCGGAATAATTACCGACGGAGATTTGCGAAGGTTACTTCAACGCACAACGGATGTTTCAAACATTACGGCGGAAAAAGCAATGACAAAAAATCCCAAAACAATTCGCAAAGAAATTCTCGCTGCAGTTGTGCTGCAGGAAATGGAAGAATTCAACATTACGCAAATAGTAGTGGTTGATGAGTTTCATCATCCGATAGGAATGATCCATTTACACGATTTGGTAAAAGCGGGATTAGGAGAAAATTTGTGAAGCGTTATTTGTTATTTGTTATTCGTCGTTTGTTTTCCGTTGAATCGAATACGTTACGACGAGATACAAATGACCAATTACAAATGACCAATTACTGTTTTGTTTTTGCAGTAATTTTTCTTTGTACTTCCTGTGAACAAAAAATTCAGCCATCCGTTGTCAATCAATTTGAAACAAACGCTCCATCGCAGGAAAGTTGGAATTCGGAAATCACCATATCCGATTCGGGAAGAAACCGAGCAATAATTTTTGCTGGATATGTTTCAGTATTTGAAAATAGAAGTTTTACAATTCTCGACAGCGGCGTTATTGTTGATTTTTTTGATGAACAAGGTCATCATACTTCAAAACTTACTGCTCGAAAAGGAAAAGTCAATGATGCTTCAAAAGATTTGGAAGCAGAAGGAAACGTTGTTCTTATTTCCGACAGCGGAACCGTTGTTGAAACGGAAAAATTATTTTGGAACAATACGGCGCAAAAAGTTCACTCGCAGGAATTTGTTCATATTACATCACCGACAGAAGATATTCGCGGCTATGGATTTGAATCGGATCAGGAATTGAGGTTCTATAAAATTTTTCGCGTTGCGGGAAAAGCAAAAGTGAAAGAAGAATGAGATTCGATTTGAAATGTGCGATGTGGGATTTGCGTAGAAGTTTAGCAATAACAAATGACAAATTATTCATGCCTTTTTTTTGTCATTGGTCATTGGTTGTTGGTGTGTTGCTCTATGCTCAATGCTCTACGCTCTCTGCTCAACAAAAGAAAGAAGCGCTAGTGACACTCCATCATGCGGATAGTTTAATTGGAACGGTTGTTGACGGCGAGAACGTACGCGAACTGATTGGCAATGTTAAATTCAGTCAGGAAAATATTGTTGTAACATGCAGTAAAGCGACGGAATATCTGGCGAAAAAATTTTTTGTTCTCGAAGGAAATGTTTGTGTAAAAGAAGATTCTCTGACATTTTTTGGAAATCGCGGAACATATTCGAGTGAAAAAAAAATTGCGGAAGGATTTAATGGTGTCCGTTTAGTAGAAGAACAAAAACAATTGACTGCGGAACGCGGAACATATTTTGTGAATGAAAGAAAAGCGTTGTTCCGATTCAATGTTGTTGTTAATGATACGGATGCAACGTTGAAAGCGAATGAACTCACGTATTATCGCAATGGGAAACGTGTACTTGCTTCGGGAAGCGTTGTTCTTTCTAACAAAGAAAATTCTACGCTATCCTTTGGTGAATTGTTTGAACATTATCCTGAACAACAATTTTCACGAATGACAGGAAATCCGAAAATTGTTGATTACGATACAGCAACCGATGGAACAATTGATACGCTGATTATCCGTGCTGATACGCTGGAAACATTGCATGATTCGCTTGAACACCTTTGGGCGAAACGTAACGTGGAAGTTCAGCAAGAATCGGTTTCTGCAATTGCGGGATATATGGAATATGTTCGCGCGCGTGACTCGATCATTTTGATTGGACAACCATATATATTTTACAGAGAACATCAAGTCAGCGGCGATACGATAGAATTGCTTTTACGAAAACGACACTTAGAATGTGCAATCATCAAACAACATACGCTTGCAGTTTCACAGGCGGATTTATTGCACAAAAATCGGTTTCAGCAACTAAACGGAGAACAGATGCAATTATTTTTTTTTGAAAAAAAACTACATCAAATAATTGTGAAGCGGGCAGCAACAAGTTTATTTTTTCTCTTTGATGAAGATTCCTTGGGCGGGAAGAAAAAACCGAATGGTGCGAACAAATCAACGGGAGACGAAGTGCGGATTTTTTTTGAGAATGAAAAAATGCAACGTATTACCGTTGTTGGCGGTGTTGAAGGACAATATGTTCCGGAAAATTTGTTAGAAGGAAACGAAGAAAAATTTCGTTTGGATAATTTTAAGTGGATTGTTCGAAAACGGTAGCCAGTAGTAAGAATACAGAAGAAAAATTGGAAGAAACTCTTTTACAAACAGAAACGATTCACGATTCACGAATAACGAACAATGTTGTAACGCTTCGCTCGGAAAATTTATGGAAGCGATACAAGAAGCGCGACGTTGTGAAAGGTGTAAGCGTGCAAGTTGCGCAAGGT is a genomic window of Ignavibacteria bacterium containing:
- a CDS encoding type II toxin-antitoxin system VapC family toxin produces the protein MIVLDTHIWVWWVQNSPRLTKRQIEILKANESSGLGISVISCWEIAKSIELKRLELPLPIEQWLEQALLYPGIQLLNITPQIAIESTRLPATFHRDPADQMIVATTRIFDCELLTADSKILNYPFVKLAL
- a CDS encoding KpsF/GutQ family sugar-phosphate isomerase; the encoded protein is MIQSIIEKAKEIIRIEANAIASLEKRIDNNFISAIEIILKSNGRVIVSGMGKSGIIGRKIVATLNSTGTPSMFLHPSDAVHGDLGMVREGDVVVCISKSGDTKELLPLLPMFKRVNAKIISLVGNINSPLAINSDVVLDCSIEIEACPHDLAPTSSTTAALAMGDALAIVLLEQRNFSAEDFALFHPGGNLGKRLLLKAEEIMMSGDAVPKVKQNVFLRDAILEMTSKRLGATCVVDESNRLVGIITDGDLRRLLQRTTDVSNITAEKAMTKNPKTIRKEILAAVVLQEMEEFNITQIVVVDEFHHPIGMIHLHDLVKAGLGENL
- the lptC gene encoding LPS export ABC transporter periplasmic protein LptC, translating into MKRYLLFVIRRLFSVESNTLRRDTNDQLQMTNYCFVFAVIFLCTSCEQKIQPSVVNQFETNAPSQESWNSEITISDSGRNRAIIFAGYVSVFENRSFTILDSGVIVDFFDEQGHHTSKLTARKGKVNDASKDLEAEGNVVLISDSGTVVETEKLFWNNTAQKVHSQEFVHITSPTEDIRGYGFESDQELRFYKIFRVAGKAKVKEE